From the bacterium genome, one window contains:
- a CDS encoding cytochrome c3 family protein, with product MKKMVILLAAAALLCAGIAGVSYAVVTNTPHNLTNARGVCANCHVPHLAGGARLWPSSPAASPIRGIVGPLCYSCHNGSVGTTDVTLTAWAIVPGGNGGSHGLNRTATGGVAYTMDNTTVSNTLPYGNNTATKQFECTTCHDPHDDPGTVAASLGLLRADFEVLCTTCHTARGAGDGTWSGYGAANTTGSHPVGTNVTGDNFEPGRTPIDIGVAVAAGSSDFDQPYTVGTAPNARHELGGHLTEGANNTGVTCTSCHAVHGPNDTPTTGYVVPEDLLVVSQGVQTTTGNQDGFAANGGTGTTVGSPLCSGCHGTTALLAAWNPGGTAFSHPANNTPGVITVDIAQIPAGWPYSSTNGPGTAGSVPNCESCHKPHGATASTPILRASLATICDQCHVSTTQIAGHHPVGAALLTNSNMGDATIGNGDGNLTCNDCHNGSGAHNWPVAGMPGLDPQWLPANNGRGGATGYIGNSGALTPGTDMLVLDNTSRTCFNCHTNAQARFSPTRYTANANAAAYGEYQDAGDGTHWLGRYTLTWTNGELNGSAFNATTGAWRGANGAYSRFGGTGSTTNVELVCESCHTLRIGWSDGFTLTNRATTSLLLYNHYDDLDEAQSEFCQGCHGHDPGVATPHPMTLDNCSKAVDMGRGTVTILSGVTPPAGSYQNAYVAAGNQWLPATANRMNCSSCHQTHDANTAAGTWILEVTPTEVAPPATARTPSGNLYGLTNVNSDGNTTSQTYNPLCMNCHAY from the coding sequence ATGAAAAAGATGGTCATCCTTCTCGCAGCCGCGGCGTTGCTCTGTGCGGGCATCGCAGGGGTTTCGTACGCGGTCGTGACGAACACACCGCACAATCTCACCAACGCGAGAGGGGTATGCGCTAACTGCCATGTCCCCCACCTCGCGGGGGGGGCCCGCCTGTGGCCCTCCAGCCCCGCGGCAAGCCCAATCCGCGGCATCGTGGGTCCCCTTTGCTACTCCTGTCACAACGGCTCCGTCGGAACTACCGACGTCACCTTGACCGCGTGGGCGATCGTCCCGGGCGGGAACGGCGGCTCCCACGGCCTGAACCGGACCGCAACCGGCGGCGTTGCCTACACGATGGACAACACGACCGTGTCGAACACCCTCCCGTACGGGAACAATACGGCGACAAAGCAGTTCGAATGCACCACCTGCCACGATCCGCACGACGATCCGGGCACGGTGGCCGCTTCCCTGGGTCTGCTTCGGGCGGACTTCGAAGTGTTGTGCACGACGTGCCATACGGCCCGTGGCGCGGGTGACGGCACGTGGTCCGGATACGGCGCCGCGAACACCACCGGGAGCCACCCGGTCGGGACGAACGTGACCGGCGACAATTTCGAGCCCGGCAGAACCCCGATCGACATCGGCGTGGCGGTTGCCGCCGGGTCCTCCGATTTCGACCAGCCGTATACCGTGGGCACGGCCCCCAACGCCCGTCATGAGTTGGGCGGTCACCTTACCGAGGGAGCGAACAACACCGGTGTCACCTGCACCTCCTGCCACGCTGTCCACGGACCCAACGATACTCCTACCACCGGATACGTGGTTCCCGAGGATCTCCTTGTCGTATCCCAGGGCGTACAGACCACGACCGGAAACCAGGATGGCTTTGCCGCCAACGGGGGAACCGGAACCACCGTCGGAAGCCCCCTCTGCTCGGGATGCCACGGGACCACGGCTCTCCTGGCCGCATGGAATCCCGGCGGGACGGCATTCTCCCACCCCGCGAACAACACTCCCGGTGTGATCACCGTGGATATCGCACAGATCCCCGCGGGTTGGCCGTACAGCAGCACAAACGGGCCCGGAACCGCAGGGTCCGTCCCGAACTGCGAGTCGTGCCACAAGCCCCATGGCGCCACTGCCAGCACCCCGATCCTTCGTGCCTCGCTGGCGACGATCTGCGATCAGTGCCACGTTTCCACCACCCAGATCGCGGGACACCACCCGGTGGGTGCGGCCCTGTTGACCAACAGCAACATGGGGGACGCGACGATCGGGAACGGCGACGGTAACCTCACCTGCAACGATTGCCACAACGGGTCGGGCGCACACAACTGGCCTGTGGCCGGGATGCCCGGCCTGGATCCCCAGTGGCTTCCCGCCAACAACGGCCGCGGCGGTGCTACCGGCTACATCGGGAACTCCGGCGCCCTGACTCCCGGAACCGACATGCTCGTCCTCGACAACACGTCCCGGACCTGCTTCAACTGCCACACGAATGCCCAGGCGCGCTTCTCTCCGACGCGCTACACCGCAAACGCGAACGCCGCCGCCTACGGCGAGTATCAGGACGCCGGCGACGGGACGCACTGGCTCGGCCGGTACACCCTCACCTGGACGAACGGCGAGCTGAACGGATCGGCTTTCAACGCCACGACCGGCGCGTGGAGAGGCGCGAACGGCGCTTACTCCCGCTTCGGCGGCACCGGCTCCACGACCAATGTGGAGCTCGTGTGCGAGTCGTGCCATACCCTGAGAATCGGCTGGTCCGACGGATTCACCTTGACCAACCGGGCCACGACGTCGTTGCTTCTTTACAACCACTATGACGACCTGGATGAAGCGCAATCGGAGTTCTGCCAGGGGTGCCACGGTCACGACCCCGGCGTCGCGACCCCCCACCCCATGACGCTCGACAACTGCTCGAAGGCCGTTGATATGGGGCGTGGAACCGTCACGATTCTTTCCGGTGTGACGCCTCCGGCCGGTTCGTACCAGAACGCCTACGTGGCGGCAGGCAATCAGTGGCTGCCTGCAACCGCAAACCGGATGAATTGCTCGAGCTGCCATCAGACCCACGATGCGAATACGGCGGCCGGTACCTGGATCCTTGAAGTGACTCCCACGGAAGTGGCGCCTCCTGCGACGGCAAGGACGCCGAGCGGCAACCTCTACGGGTTGACGAACGTCAACTCGGACGGGAACACCACCAGCCAGACCTACAATCCGCTCTGCATGAACTGCCACGCCTATTAA
- a CDS encoding 6-bladed beta-propeller, translating to MNKVLKYATAGLLTLLLFPAMVGTAVAELAAPALLPGFPMLAGPQIMVLWTPVGGATKYKVYINDVLAVETPAATHIVPTPTVGGDYIFTVSAVDAGGKEGKRSSPGKVSIVLLAPPKSVSSNLIGGAPAIRWDEVRGASFYNVYRKDSTSGSFAMIGSTQSNNYRDPDAKKGKTYVYGVTAKNVAGIETDVSKSTVTFAWPAEAVAKKESLFAAKKLKLVGTYDFRNDKGVTAFSAIRKMQAVGGSLFIVDSGRCQVVVGTKTGEFERAFGSNGVLEGQFEASAIYGMGLTREGELAVVDTRLKKVAIFRTTGEFVREFDVESPAPVDNLARGLRPFDVAQDSKGNFFVTDNGGNRVLVFDRSGKFLRQFGKSASQQAVGGGFFSTPTSIAIDKEDNIYIADYLNERVQKFDNSGKFVRFFGADPGAGKLLRPNMLYFDAKGEILYVVDGAYNMVHGYNRSTGAYVFTFTNEKGDHDGNVATWGVDYPNSIAIDGKFLFLVQEKANNVMKFEILE from the coding sequence ATGAATAAAGTGTTGAAATATGCAACAGCAGGACTGCTCACGCTGTTGCTGTTCCCGGCCATGGTCGGCACGGCGGTGGCGGAACTCGCCGCTCCCGCGCTTCTCCCGGGGTTCCCGATGCTTGCCGGCCCGCAAATCATGGTCTTGTGGACTCCCGTCGGAGGCGCGACGAAATACAAGGTCTACATCAACGACGTGCTTGCGGTGGAAACGCCCGCCGCTACCCACATCGTGCCGACACCCACGGTGGGTGGGGATTACATCTTTACCGTGTCCGCCGTCGATGCGGGAGGGAAAGAAGGGAAACGTTCCTCGCCGGGCAAGGTCTCGATCGTCCTGCTGGCTCCCCCGAAGTCCGTGTCGAGCAACCTGATCGGGGGCGCTCCCGCGATCCGTTGGGACGAGGTGCGCGGGGCATCGTTCTACAACGTGTACAGGAAGGACAGCACCTCCGGCTCGTTTGCCATGATCGGGTCGACCCAGTCGAACAACTATCGCGATCCGGACGCCAAGAAAGGAAAGACATACGTCTACGGAGTCACCGCGAAGAACGTCGCCGGCATCGAGACCGACGTTTCGAAGTCGACCGTGACATTTGCCTGGCCCGCGGAGGCGGTGGCCAAGAAGGAGTCTCTCTTCGCCGCGAAAAAACTCAAGTTGGTGGGTACGTATGATTTCCGCAACGACAAGGGCGTCACCGCCTTCTCCGCGATCCGCAAGATGCAGGCGGTCGGGGGGAGCCTTTTCATCGTCGATTCCGGGAGATGCCAGGTCGTCGTCGGGACGAAGACGGGGGAATTCGAAAGGGCCTTCGGGTCCAACGGGGTCCTCGAAGGGCAATTCGAGGCATCCGCGATCTACGGGATGGGGCTGACCCGCGAGGGAGAACTTGCCGTTGTCGACACCCGGCTGAAAAAAGTGGCGATCTTCAGGACGACCGGGGAGTTCGTCCGGGAGTTCGATGTCGAAAGCCCGGCTCCGGTGGACAATCTGGCCAGGGGTCTGCGCCCGTTCGACGTCGCCCAGGACAGCAAGGGAAACTTCTTCGTGACGGACAACGGCGGGAACCGGGTCCTGGTCTTCGACCGGTCGGGGAAGTTCCTGCGACAGTTCGGCAAATCCGCAAGTCAGCAGGCCGTCGGAGGAGGGTTCTTCTCCACCCCGACATCCATCGCGATCGACAAGGAAGACAACATCTACATCGCCGATTACCTGAACGAGCGGGTGCAGAAGTTCGACAACTCGGGGAAGTTCGTCCGTTTCTTCGGGGCGGATCCCGGGGCCGGGAAGCTGCTTCGGCCCAACATGCTCTACTTCGACGCCAAGGGGGAAATCCTTTATGTCGTCGACGGCGCCTACAACATGGTGCACGGGTATAACCGGAGCACCGGGGCATACGTGTTTACGTTCACGAACGAGAAAGGGGACCACGACGGCAACGTGGCCACGTGGGGAGTCGATTACCCGAACTCGATCGCGATCGACGGGAAATTCCTCTTCCTTGTGCAGGAGAAGGCCAACAACGTGATGAAGTTCGAGATCCTGGAGTAA
- a CDS encoding ATP-binding protein, whose product MRFLPNSLFWKMSITIGAVLVAVFGVTSYLTYRIQSEQALTATKTQAILLTRGLKNTIRIGMESGHTESLASIFQTVGTLPGVEKLRVFNEEGTIRYSMKPAEVGHLTDELDYTVYRSPERSTPFQSEVTGHRSFCMVEPIENDAKCRRCHQKDAEVLGVLDVCLSMEETERKNEYNRFLLLSFTGLAIVLTSGLTSILLKRFVSRPVERLVKTMESVEAGKFDGRVDIRSGDELGRLGNSFNEMIRKLSEAQDELEKFHHKQLARADRLASLGEMAAGIAHEIKNPLAGIYGAAQVLVNEFPEGDPKREIVGEMMSLVKRLDNTIKDLLNFSRYTEPRFMKGNLNDVIDKVLFLVQQIPEGKRARIVREFDPAMPEIDMDPEQVKQVFLNLALNALQASPGGVTLTIRTRGDVPAEGDEVRHRARYVMASVTDDGPGVPADKLGKIFQPFFTTKESGTGLGLSMTRKILDLHEGRITAVSGPGGGATFTVFLPKSKA is encoded by the coding sequence ATGCGGTTCCTTCCCAATTCCCTCTTCTGGAAGATGTCGATCACCATCGGCGCCGTCCTGGTGGCCGTCTTCGGGGTAACCTCCTATCTCACCTACCGGATCCAGTCGGAGCAGGCGTTGACCGCCACGAAGACCCAGGCGATCCTCCTGACCCGCGGATTGAAGAACACGATCCGCATCGGGATGGAGTCCGGGCACACGGAGTCGCTGGCGTCGATCTTCCAGACGGTCGGCACCTTGCCCGGCGTCGAGAAGCTGCGGGTCTTCAACGAGGAGGGGACGATCCGGTACTCCATGAAGCCGGCCGAGGTGGGGCACCTGACCGACGAGCTCGACTACACGGTCTACCGGAGCCCCGAGCGGAGCACCCCGTTCCAGAGCGAGGTGACCGGCCACCGCTCCTTCTGCATGGTGGAGCCGATCGAGAACGACGCGAAGTGCCGCCGGTGCCACCAGAAGGACGCCGAGGTGCTGGGCGTGCTCGACGTCTGCCTCTCCATGGAGGAGACGGAGAGGAAGAACGAGTACAACCGGTTCCTCCTCCTTTCCTTCACGGGTCTCGCCATCGTGCTGACCTCCGGCCTGACGAGCATCCTGCTGAAGCGGTTCGTCTCCCGTCCGGTGGAGCGTCTCGTGAAGACGATGGAGTCCGTGGAGGCGGGGAAGTTCGACGGCCGGGTCGACATCCGCAGCGGGGACGAACTGGGGCGCCTCGGGAACAGCTTCAACGAGATGATCCGCAAGCTGTCGGAGGCGCAGGACGAGTTGGAAAAGTTCCACCACAAGCAGCTGGCGCGCGCCGACCGGCTGGCGTCCCTCGGCGAGATGGCGGCGGGGATCGCCCACGAGATCAAGAACCCCCTGGCCGGGATCTACGGGGCCGCCCAGGTTCTCGTGAACGAGTTCCCGGAGGGAGATCCGAAGCGCGAGATCGTCGGCGAGATGATGTCCCTCGTGAAGCGCCTCGACAACACGATCAAGGACCTGCTGAACTTCTCGCGCTACACGGAGCCGCGGTTCATGAAGGGGAACCTGAACGACGTGATCGACAAGGTCCTCTTCCTCGTCCAGCAGATCCCCGAGGGGAAGCGGGCGCGGATCGTCCGGGAGTTCGATCCCGCGATGCCCGAGATCGACATGGACCCGGAGCAGGTGAAGCAGGTCTTCCTGAACCTCGCCCTCAACGCCCTGCAGGCCTCCCCCGGCGGGGTGACCCTCACCATCCGCACCCGGGGCGACGTCCCCGCCGAGGGGGACGAGGTGCGGCACCGCGCGCGGTACGTGATGGCGTCGGTGACCGACGACGGCCCGGGGGTCCCGGCGGACAAGCTGGGGAAGATCTTCCAGCCGTTCTTCACGACGAAGGAGAGCGGCACGGGACTCGGGCTCTCGATGACCCGGAAGATCCTCGACCTGCACGAGGGCAGGATCACGGCCGTGAGCGGACCGGGGGGCGGGGCGACCTTCACGGTTTTCCTTCCGAAATCGAAGGCGTGA
- a CDS encoding TlpA disulfide reductase family protein, translating into MNYFRFVALVGVALLMSGAAVAAEKKAPQKSPAVSEKPQAAPVAAPQAPPAPVKVGEIAGNFTLKDVDSKEKELSSLKGNAPYTVLTFTNSVCSACRDEMSMLAKVWQKNKEKLQLVAIFTDASTDVGAKATKEMYKDAFVCLMDPAFTIPPAFGFEYTPAMVLIDKSGKVLYSKGGYNKGMGEQTSKEIVSFLK; encoded by the coding sequence ATGAACTATTTCAGATTCGTCGCATTGGTCGGTGTGGCCCTGCTCATGTCGGGGGCCGCGGTGGCAGCCGAAAAGAAAGCGCCCCAGAAGTCTCCGGCCGTGTCAGAGAAGCCCCAGGCAGCGCCGGTAGCGGCTCCGCAGGCCCCGCCTGCGCCGGTGAAAGTCGGGGAAATCGCCGGCAACTTCACGCTGAAGGATGTCGACTCGAAGGAGAAGGAACTCTCCTCTCTGAAGGGGAATGCCCCGTACACGGTCCTCACCTTCACCAACTCCGTCTGTTCCGCCTGCCGGGACGAGATGTCGATGCTCGCGAAGGTTTGGCAGAAGAACAAGGAAAAGCTCCAGTTGGTCGCGATCTTCACCGACGCATCCACCGATGTGGGTGCCAAGGCAACGAAGGAGATGTATAAAGATGCCTTCGTGTGCCTGATGGACCCGGCATTTACGATTCCCCCGGCCTTCGGTTTCGAGTACACCCCGGCGATGGTCCTCATCGACAAGAGCGGCAAGGTGCTTTATTCGAAGGGAGGCTACAACAAGGGGATGGGGGAACAGACCTCCAAGGAAATCGTCAGTTTCCTGAAGTAG
- a CDS encoding TlpA disulfide reductase family protein codes for MRKIIGLIGVHVVAMLILSGYASGSESGDVPGKALEKAPPFEVVTMKGEIASLDGLLSLNEAIFLNFWGLRCSACIQEIPHINRLYSQYKGRVSFLGVNADGVDAAYLQPKVGKGALKIEYEIVPDPGLKLIDLFKMTAAPLTIIIDRKKIVRYRHENFEDGDEVKIEQALKDCLAGEAPAK; via the coding sequence ATGAGAAAGATAATCGGATTGATCGGGGTCCATGTTGTCGCGATGCTGATTCTTTCCGGGTATGCGTCAGGATCCGAATCCGGGGATGTTCCAGGGAAGGCCTTGGAGAAGGCCCCCCCCTTCGAGGTCGTGACGATGAAGGGAGAAATCGCATCCCTTGACGGGCTGCTCTCTCTCAATGAAGCGATATTCCTCAATTTCTGGGGTCTCCGGTGCTCCGCCTGCATTCAGGAGATCCCTCATATCAACAGGCTATATTCCCAATATAAGGGAAGGGTCTCCTTCCTGGGCGTAAATGCGGATGGCGTAGATGCGGCGTATCTCCAGCCCAAGGTCGGCAAGGGGGCGTTAAAGATCGAGTACGAGATCGTCCCGGATCCCGGGTTGAAGCTCATCGACCTGTTCAAGATGACTGCCGCTCCCCTGACGATCATCATCGACCGCAAGAAGATCGTCCGGTATCGTCATGAGAACTTCGAGGATGGCGACGAGGTGAAGATCGAACAGGCCCTGAAGGACTGCCTCGCGGGGGAGGCCCCGGCGAAGTGA
- a CDS encoding sigma-54 dependent transcriptional regulator, producing MSRSRILVVDDERMIRWSIQQALSKDGHSVAAVETGEEAVSQASDEMPDLVFLDITLPGIDGVEVLRRLKAIDPSVTVVMVTATDDVKTAVEAMRLGAYDYVSKPFDLDRLRVIAQNALDRHELRQEVEFHRKESVKRYGFHRIVGSSRKLEEVVEVARKVAKSDAATVLLQGESGVGKDLFAQAIHYESARATRPFIPINCTALPEELLESELMGHEKGAFTDAKFAKKGLFEVADGGTIFLDEIGDMKPGLQAKLLRFIENKVFRRVGGHRDISVDVRIVAATNRDLDELVRTGRFREDLFFRLNVIPIRIPPLRERREDILPLAEHFLSEFSNDIRRPRGDFSDLAKRQMTAYDWPGNVREMRNIVERALILGAADIVERLDLPVPAGTSVPMGPRGDHDETGPPGEIGGIGDSGSDRSSAPPSAGGHGFRLPDGGIVLEDVEQDFLRQALEATQGNQTKAAEILGLTRDALRYRMKKFGLF from the coding sequence ATGTCGCGATCGAGGATCCTCGTGGTGGACGACGAGCGGATGATCCGCTGGTCGATCCAGCAGGCCCTGTCGAAGGACGGCCACTCCGTGGCGGCCGTCGAGACGGGCGAGGAGGCCGTGTCGCAGGCGTCCGACGAGATGCCCGATCTCGTCTTCCTCGACATCACCCTCCCGGGGATCGACGGCGTCGAGGTGCTGCGGCGCCTCAAGGCGATCGATCCGTCCGTCACCGTCGTCATGGTCACCGCCACCGACGATGTGAAGACCGCCGTCGAGGCGATGCGCCTGGGCGCGTACGACTACGTCAGCAAGCCGTTCGACCTCGACCGCCTGCGCGTCATCGCGCAGAACGCCCTCGACCGCCACGAGCTGCGCCAGGAGGTGGAGTTCCACCGGAAGGAGTCGGTGAAGCGGTACGGCTTCCACCGGATCGTCGGGTCGAGCCGGAAGCTCGAGGAAGTGGTCGAGGTGGCGAGGAAAGTGGCGAAATCCGACGCCGCGACCGTCCTGCTCCAGGGGGAGAGCGGCGTGGGGAAGGACCTGTTCGCCCAGGCGATCCATTACGAGAGCGCCCGCGCCACGCGGCCTTTCATCCCGATCAACTGCACCGCCCTGCCCGAGGAGCTGCTCGAGTCGGAGCTGATGGGGCACGAAAAGGGCGCCTTCACCGATGCGAAGTTCGCGAAGAAGGGGCTCTTCGAAGTGGCCGACGGCGGGACGATCTTCCTCGACGAGATCGGCGACATGAAGCCCGGTCTCCAGGCGAAGCTCCTGCGCTTCATCGAGAACAAGGTCTTTCGCCGGGTCGGCGGGCATCGCGACATCTCCGTCGATGTCCGCATCGTGGCGGCCACGAACCGGGACCTCGACGAGCTTGTCCGCACGGGGCGGTTCCGGGAAGACCTCTTCTTCCGCCTCAACGTGATCCCGATCCGCATCCCCCCCCTGCGGGAGCGCCGGGAGGACATCCTGCCTCTGGCGGAGCATTTCCTTTCGGAGTTTTCCAACGACATCCGGCGGCCCCGCGGCGACTTCTCGGATCTCGCGAAGCGCCAGATGACGGCATACGACTGGCCGGGAAATGTCCGCGAGATGCGCAACATCGTGGAGCGCGCGCTGATCCTGGGGGCGGCGGACATCGTCGAGCGACTCGACCTCCCCGTGCCTGCCGGGACGTCCGTCCCCATGGGCCCACGGGGAGATCACGACGAAACCGGTCCGCCGGGGGAGATCGGGGGGATCGGGGATTCCGGCAGCGACCGGTCGTCCGCTCCGCCGTCGGCGGGAGGGCACGGATTCCGCCTTCCGGACGGCGGGATCGTCCTCGAGGATGTGGAACAGGATTTCCTGCGACAGGCCCTGGAAGCGACCCAGGGGAACCAGACGAAAGCGGCCGAGATCCTCGGCCTCACCCGGGACGCCTTGCGATACAGGATGAAGAAATTCGGTTTGTTTTGA
- a CDS encoding cytochrome c3 family protein has product MRPWCAGIALLFAVFFVLPARAAEAPAVPAPPPAVQVLYPPDLTFSGEPKVKVFAFRGSKGDPVVPVVNGKATVPLEGETFLKGEVPLSPGYNLLQVGGKDLRIFLLPDVVMDTFRFPSGKEGEDLVFQMYRLHPALDDGCEGCHTLEDGKLKAKEQKEACYACHNDFSKAEGGKKVFLHAPVASGECTACHDPHFAVRPKLQKIGKGCLECHDPFATSGSVHLPAGNGECRVCHGPHASQAPKQLVRPGNDLCLECHKELHRSHRSSSSSPSSVGAMSRVPDDFPVERGELVCLGCHVPHQSPNTRLFRKAQDELCKICHSI; this is encoded by the coding sequence GTGAGGCCCTGGTGCGCGGGCATCGCACTCCTGTTCGCCGTGTTCTTCGTCCTCCCTGCCCGGGCGGCGGAAGCTCCGGCGGTCCCGGCTCCTCCTCCGGCGGTCCAGGTGTTGTATCCGCCGGACCTGACGTTTTCCGGCGAGCCCAAGGTCAAGGTCTTCGCGTTCCGCGGTTCGAAAGGAGATCCGGTGGTCCCTGTCGTGAACGGCAAGGCGACCGTCCCGCTCGAGGGGGAGACGTTCCTGAAAGGGGAGGTTCCCCTTTCGCCCGGCTACAACCTCCTCCAGGTCGGGGGGAAGGATCTGCGCATCTTCCTCCTTCCGGACGTGGTCATGGACACCTTCCGATTCCCTTCCGGCAAGGAGGGAGAGGACCTGGTCTTCCAGATGTACCGTCTCCATCCCGCGCTCGACGACGGCTGCGAGGGGTGCCACACGCTGGAGGATGGGAAGCTGAAGGCAAAGGAGCAGAAAGAGGCGTGCTACGCCTGCCACAACGATTTTTCGAAGGCGGAGGGCGGGAAGAAGGTGTTCCTCCATGCCCCCGTGGCCTCGGGGGAGTGCACGGCATGTCACGATCCCCACTTCGCGGTCCGCCCGAAGCTGCAGAAGATCGGGAAGGGGTGCCTCGAATGCCACGACCCGTTCGCGACGAGCGGATCGGTGCATCTCCCCGCGGGGAACGGGGAATGCAGGGTGTGCCACGGTCCCCACGCCAGCCAGGCTCCGAAGCAGCTGGTCCGGCCCGGGAACGACCTGTGCCTGGAGTGCCACAAGGAACTGCACAGAAGCCACCGGTCCTCCTCCTCCTCCCCCTCCTCCGTCGGCGCGATGTCCCGGGTGCCGGACGATTTTCCCGTCGAGCGGGGGGAACTCGTGTGCCTCGGGTGCCACGTTCCCCACCAGTCCCCGAATACCAGGCTCTTCCGGAAAGCCCAGGACGAGCTCTGCAAGATCTGCCACTCGATCTAG
- a CDS encoding peptidyl-prolyl cis-trans isomerase: MKKVFGLLFLLVFASGFPAIAGADESRGKGETSPLIRVGTRQVTRGQFREKLGKDFPLRHGMILDTPGPVVSAAVEGLVRDLLVASEIDNLSKTDHAYASLRVYLDDAIMGNHYMKKVLPKIVNITEEEIAAGAPKYSKEIRIRQLTVVSEQEAREARDRLLAGDDFVGLIRARSIDPGVLSDGLHVGYLRESDSRFSRDDIQHLYSLEKGQYSRVLPTPLGFSVCRVEEIVDIPDAERERKLAKIRERITAQRLREMMDAVRKEIVTVELNRESFSRPCQLYLQGDLEKGRTIVFAAADRELTLETVVFLVNQASAAADPGAIPDNTAKHVQRYFDRALSMSDLIISAFIARKAGYEVSAEDRSRISLFNDQQMSAFHYRRVFGSFTATDEEARKYYSENPEPFIGQGSVEMYDIYLGTKVAADKARKRIAAGEKFEDVAKKTSIDKESRKKGGYLGVKPLSTLAPEVAAVAHSLREGASSDTIQTRDGFHIIKVKRRIPAEVVPFDGNAKEFQRTYLAIKKRKALEEYLQPLAKKYPVDVDWNGVREIIKEKEKEGLKKKGGQ, from the coding sequence ATGAAAAAAGTCTTCGGCTTGCTCTTTCTTTTGGTATTCGCATCGGGATTTCCCGCGATCGCAGGCGCTGACGAATCGCGGGGCAAAGGGGAGACTTCCCCCCTGATCCGGGTGGGAACCCGTCAGGTGACCCGCGGCCAGTTCCGCGAGAAATTGGGGAAGGATTTTCCCTTGCGGCACGGGATGATCCTCGATACCCCGGGGCCCGTGGTGTCCGCGGCGGTCGAGGGGTTGGTCCGTGACCTGCTTGTCGCCTCCGAGATCGATAACCTGTCAAAGACGGATCACGCCTACGCCTCGCTCCGCGTGTATCTCGATGATGCGATCATGGGAAATCATTACATGAAAAAGGTTCTCCCGAAGATCGTGAATATCACGGAAGAGGAGATCGCCGCCGGCGCCCCGAAGTATTCGAAGGAGATCCGTATTCGCCAGTTGACCGTTGTCTCCGAGCAGGAGGCGAGGGAGGCAAGGGACCGCCTTCTGGCAGGTGATGATTTCGTCGGTTTGATCCGGGCGAGGAGCATCGACCCCGGCGTCTTGAGCGACGGACTCCACGTCGGATACCTGCGGGAATCGGACAGCCGATTTTCGAGGGACGATATCCAGCACCTGTATTCCCTCGAGAAGGGTCAGTACAGCCGGGTGCTCCCGACTCCGCTCGGGTTCTCGGTCTGCCGCGTCGAGGAGATTGTCGACATCCCGGACGCGGAGCGGGAACGGAAATTGGCCAAAATCCGGGAAAGGATCACCGCGCAGCGTTTGAGGGAAATGATGGACGCCGTCCGGAAGGAGATCGTAACTGTTGAATTGAACCGGGAATCTTTTTCCCGCCCTTGTCAATTGTATCTCCAGGGGGATCTCGAGAAAGGCCGAACGATCGTTTTCGCCGCCGCGGACCGGGAACTGACGCTGGAAACGGTCGTGTTCCTCGTGAACCAGGCCTCTGCCGCCGCGGATCCGGGGGCGATTCCGGACAATACGGCGAAGCACGTCCAACGGTACTTCGATCGCGCCCTTTCCATGAGCGACCTGATCATCTCGGCCTTCATCGCACGGAAGGCGGGCTACGAGGTTTCCGCGGAGGACCGCTCGCGGATAAGCCTTTTCAACGACCAGCAGATGAGCGCATTTCATTACAGGCGCGTATTCGGATCGTTCACCGCGACCGACGAAGAGGCCAGGAAATACTATTCCGAAAATCCGGAACCGTTCATCGGCCAGGGGTCGGTAGAGATGTACGACATCTATCTCGGGACGAAGGTCGCGGCGGACAAGGCGAGGAAGCGCATCGCGGCGGGGGAAAAATTCGAGGATGTGGCGAAGAAAACAAGCATCGACAAGGAAAGCCGGAAGAAGGGCGGGTATTTGGGCGTGAAGCCTCTCTCCACGCTCGCGCCGGAGGTGGCGGCTGTCGCCCACTCGCTCCGCGAGGGCGCAAGCAGCGACACGATTCAGACCAGGGACGGGTTCCATATCATCAAGGTGAAGCGGCGGATACCGGCCGAGGTCGTTCCATTCGACGGAAACGCGAAAGAATTCCAGCGGACGTATCTTGCCATCAAAAAAAGAAAGGCCTTGGAGGAGTATCTCCAGCCATTGGCGAAGAAGTACCCGGTGGATGTGGATTGGAACGGGGTCCGGGAAATCATCAAGGAGAAAGAGAAGGAAGGGCTGAAGAAAAAAGGCGGTCAGTAG